From one Bacteroides fragilis NCTC 9343 genomic stretch:
- a CDS encoding SusC/RagA family TonB-linked outer membrane protein has product MKNKILFQRPRLLKASLVLLLAAAPIQWSFAQFTFSTSRTTLGQVIKTVQSQSKYQFFYDDQSSNMPIENLNVKNVSLEQLLNTALKGKNLTYKIEDNIVYLSQASKQQDPVQASAKRQISGTVVDANGEALIGVNVSVKGTSTGAITDLEGKYTLTVNDPKAEIVFSYIGYKQQVLPAKESILNVTMSEDTQMISEVVVTALGIKREKKMLGYAVQEIKGDQLNQTGDPSVTSALQGKVAGLQMNTAGTGLGGSTKITIRGNSSLADNNQPLWIVDGVPFSDNNNSDATYYGGVDRGGSSVDINPEDIESISVLKGPNAAALYGSRAGNGVILVTTKKGSKKDGFGVRYSGNFTWSQVAETLEMQDRYGQGHIVTQDENKNPLSQYYAKYDPTDSSSWGPVLDGSMQKAWNGDTYAFSKYGNKLKDYFDTGFAQNHNVSVSNVTDKSHFRASFGSSNNKGVFPNEKLNRINLDLNAGMEMNKYLSMDGKISLSRTKAEDRPYFGTYGAIAQLMGIPNNIRLDDLKQYSTDGNAHVNWTGPTAGIRNPYYVLNQRHNSDERWRAFGYYGMKINFTDWLHLSAKYAFDYYRTRIEETNAGDGINGESSIKDITDDEMNREEQNFFESNAEIVLMGDKQLTDNFRLGFTVGGNFMYQNYESLNAGVRNMLDKGQWIFNAANMLNTAGETGHERATNSVFGSLQLSWKEYLSLDLTARNDWSSTLPKKNNSFFYPSANLSFVVSDFVRSLDKTLPNWLTFAKVRLSAAQVGKDTDPYQLYNTYGFKFEKGELIPSKSNVKMNDQLKPEISSSYEAGLDMKFLNNRLGFDFTYYYSRTKNQIMKVPAAAPWSGGKWVNAGLITNKGFEMMIYSTPVQLKDFSFDLNVNLAKNVSNVEKLADGVDYIYFNGDSNFPINVGARPGHKLGEIYAKTLYKRDEQGNIIINKENGLPMTTTDADERLAKPIGNIQPNLLMSVSPSFTYKGITLSAIFDMKFGGDIISISEMNATGSGMAKRTMNRGESDNFMMIFPGVYEDGTPNTQKISASNYYGAQNAEDFIYDASFIKLKELAIGYTFPKSMLKKTPINSLNVSFVARNLAYLLKHTPGTSPEGGYDTTMFSQAIDFMAVPYTRTFGFSVNLGF; this is encoded by the coding sequence ATGAAAAACAAAATCCTATTTCAAAGACCCAGGCTGCTCAAAGCATCGCTGGTTCTTCTTTTAGCTGCCGCTCCTATCCAGTGGTCATTTGCACAATTCACATTTTCAACTTCCCGCACTACATTGGGGCAAGTCATCAAAACGGTGCAATCTCAGTCTAAGTATCAATTCTTTTATGATGACCAATCGTCAAACATGCCGATTGAGAATCTGAACGTAAAGAATGTAAGCCTGGAACAACTGTTGAATACTGCGCTCAAAGGCAAAAACCTGACATACAAAATCGAGGATAACATTGTTTATCTGTCTCAGGCTTCCAAACAACAGGATCCGGTTCAGGCATCGGCCAAACGTCAGATCAGCGGTACGGTTGTAGATGCTAACGGCGAGGCGCTGATCGGCGTCAATGTATCTGTTAAGGGTACCAGCACAGGAGCCATTACCGACCTGGAGGGTAAATACACCCTGACTGTCAATGATCCGAAAGCTGAAATCGTATTCTCCTATATCGGATACAAACAACAAGTGTTGCCCGCTAAAGAAAGCATTCTGAATGTAACGATGAGTGAAGATACCCAGATGATCAGTGAAGTGGTTGTAACCGCTTTGGGCATCAAACGTGAGAAGAAAATGTTAGGATATGCCGTACAGGAAATCAAAGGCGACCAACTGAACCAGACAGGGGATCCTTCAGTGACCAGTGCATTGCAAGGTAAAGTAGCCGGTCTGCAAATGAATACAGCCGGAACTGGCCTGGGTGGTTCTACCAAGATTACAATCCGCGGTAACTCTTCTCTCGCAGATAACAACCAGCCGCTCTGGATTGTAGACGGTGTACCGTTCAGTGACAATAATAACTCGGATGCTACCTATTACGGTGGTGTCGACCGTGGTGGTTCGTCCGTCGATATCAACCCGGAAGATATTGAATCGATCTCTGTACTGAAAGGTCCGAATGCCGCCGCTCTCTACGGTTCGCGTGCCGGTAACGGTGTGATCTTGGTCACAACCAAAAAAGGTAGCAAGAAAGATGGATTCGGAGTACGCTATAGCGGCAACTTCACTTGGAGCCAGGTAGCCGAAACTCTTGAAATGCAAGATCGTTACGGACAGGGCCACATTGTGACTCAGGATGAAAACAAGAATCCTCTGTCTCAATATTATGCCAAATATGATCCGACAGACTCTTCCAGTTGGGGACCGGTATTGGACGGAAGCATGCAGAAAGCCTGGAACGGCGATACCTATGCATTCTCTAAATACGGCAACAAACTGAAAGATTACTTCGATACCGGTTTCGCGCAAAACCACAATGTATCGGTGAGCAACGTAACAGATAAATCGCACTTTCGTGCTTCTTTCGGCAGCTCGAACAATAAGGGCGTATTCCCGAACGAGAAGCTCAACCGAATCAACCTCGACCTGAATGCCGGAATGGAAATGAACAAATATCTCTCTATGGACGGAAAGATTTCACTTTCACGTACCAAAGCAGAAGATCGTCCTTACTTCGGTACTTACGGAGCAATCGCTCAATTGATGGGTATTCCTAACAATATTCGCCTGGACGACCTGAAACAATATTCGACAGATGGCAATGCACACGTAAACTGGACAGGTCCTACTGCCGGTATCCGTAACCCTTATTACGTCCTGAACCAGCGCCACAACTCTGACGAACGTTGGAGAGCATTCGGATATTATGGAATGAAAATCAACTTTACTGACTGGTTGCACTTGTCTGCCAAATATGCATTCGATTATTATCGTACCCGAATCGAAGAAACGAACGCAGGTGACGGTATCAACGGTGAGAGCAGTATCAAAGATATCACCGATGACGAAATGAACCGCGAGGAGCAGAACTTCTTCGAATCGAACGCAGAAATCGTATTGATGGGTGACAAACAGCTGACTGACAATTTCCGTTTGGGATTCACGGTAGGTGGTAACTTCATGTACCAGAATTATGAATCACTGAATGCCGGCGTACGCAATATGCTGGATAAGGGACAATGGATTTTCAATGCAGCCAATATGCTGAACACTGCCGGAGAAACCGGACATGAACGCGCAACAAATTCAGTATTCGGATCTTTGCAACTCTCTTGGAAAGAATATCTGTCACTAGACTTGACTGCCCGTAACGACTGGTCGTCTACACTGCCGAAGAAGAACAACTCTTTCTTCTACCCGTCTGCCAACTTAAGTTTTGTCGTTTCTGATTTTGTCCGTTCACTGGACAAAACACTGCCCAACTGGCTGACTTTCGCCAAGGTACGTTTGTCTGCCGCACAAGTAGGTAAAGATACGGACCCGTATCAGTTATACAATACGTACGGATTTAAATTTGAAAAAGGTGAGCTGATTCCAAGCAAATCGAACGTGAAAATGAACGACCAGCTGAAACCGGAAATCTCTTCTTCTTACGAAGCAGGTTTGGATATGAAGTTCCTCAACAACCGTTTGGGATTTGACTTTACCTATTATTATAGCCGCACGAAGAACCAGATCATGAAAGTGCCCGCCGCTGCTCCCTGGAGTGGAGGTAAATGGGTCAATGCCGGTCTGATCACCAACAAAGGTTTCGAAATGATGATCTACTCTACACCGGTACAATTGAAAGACTTCTCTTTCGATCTGAATGTCAATCTGGCCAAGAATGTATCGAACGTAGAAAAACTGGCTGACGGTGTAGACTACATCTACTTCAATGGCGACTCTAACTTCCCGATCAACGTAGGTGCACGCCCGGGTCACAAATTGGGTGAAATCTATGCCAAGACTCTCTACAAACGTGACGAACAGGGCAACATCATTATAAATAAAGAGAACGGCTTGCCTATGACGACCACAGATGCTGACGAACGCCTGGCTAAACCTATCGGCAACATCCAGCCTAACTTGCTGATGTCTGTATCTCCGTCGTTCACCTACAAAGGCATTACACTGTCGGCCATATTCGATATGAAATTCGGTGGCGATATCATCTCTATCTCCGAAATGAACGCAACAGGCTCGGGTATGGCTAAACGTACTATGAATCGTGGAGAAAGCGATAACTTTATGATGATCTTCCCGGGTGTATACGAAGACGGAACACCCAATACTCAGAAGATCTCAGCATCCAACTATTACGGAGCACAGAACGCAGAAGACTTTATCTATGATGCTTCTTTCATCAAGCTGAAGGAACTGGCCATCGGCTATACATTCCCCAAAAGCATGCTGAAGAAAACGCCGATCAACTCGCTGAATGTTTCGTTCGTAGCACGTAACCTGGCTTATCTGTTGAAACATACTCCGGGAACAAGTCCGGAAGGTGGTTACGACACAACCATGTTCTCTCAAGCCATCGACTTTATGGCTGTACCTTATACCCGTACATTCGGATTCTCAGTTAACCTTGGTTTCTAA
- a CDS encoding GH92 family glycosyl hydrolase, giving the protein MRKILLTACLIACSLMAEAKDWTQYVNPLMGTQSSFELSTGNTYPAIARPWGMNFWTPQTGKMGDGWQYTYTANKIRGFKQTHQPSPWINDYGQFSIMPVTGKLEFDEEKRASWFSHKGEIATPSYYKVYLAEHDVVTEMTPTERAVLFRFTFPENEHSYIVVDAFDKGSYVKVIPEENKIIGYTTRNSGGVPENFKNYFVIEFDKPFTYKGTFADKKLEEGNLEQKADHTGAIIGFSTRKGEIVHARIASSFISFEQAAQNLKELGNDSFEQLAQKGNDAWNNVLGKIEVEGGNLDQYRTFYSCLYRSLLFPRKFYEFTADGQPVHYSPYNGQVLPGYMYTDTGFWDTFRCLFPFLNLMYPSVNKEIQEGLINTYKESGFFPEWASPGHRGCMIGNNSASVLVDAYMKGVKVDDVKTLYEGLIHGTENVHTEVSSTGRLGYQYYNKLGYVPYDVKINENTARTLEYAYDDWCIYQLAKALNRPKKEIELFAKRAMNYRNVFDKESKLMRGRNENGQFQSPFSPLKWGDAFTEGNSWHYSWSVFHDPQGLIDLMGGKKMFITMLDSVFAVPPVFDDSYYGQVIHEIREMTVMNMGNYAHGNQPIQHMIYLYNYAGQPWKAQYWLRQVMDRMYTPGPDGYCGDEDNGQTSAWYVFSALGFYPVCPGTDEYVIGAPLFKKATLHFENGNNLVIDAQNNSKENLYIESLRVNGQESTRNYLKHADLLQGGTIEFKMGSHPNLNRGINDDDAPYSFSKMK; this is encoded by the coding sequence ATGAGAAAAATTCTTTTGACCGCTTGCCTTATAGCTTGCTCACTAATGGCTGAGGCCAAAGACTGGACCCAATACGTAAACCCACTGATGGGAACGCAGTCTTCTTTCGAATTATCAACCGGGAACACCTATCCCGCTATTGCACGTCCGTGGGGAATGAACTTCTGGACACCGCAAACGGGCAAGATGGGGGACGGATGGCAATACACGTATACAGCCAACAAAATCAGGGGATTCAAGCAAACCCACCAACCCAGCCCATGGATCAATGATTACGGACAATTCTCCATCATGCCCGTCACAGGCAAACTTGAGTTTGATGAAGAAAAACGTGCCAGTTGGTTCAGTCATAAAGGTGAAATAGCAACTCCTTCCTACTATAAAGTATATTTGGCCGAGCACGATGTAGTGACCGAAATGACTCCGACAGAACGTGCGGTTCTGTTCCGTTTCACCTTTCCCGAAAACGAACACTCGTACATTGTAGTAGACGCATTCGACAAGGGTTCCTACGTAAAAGTAATTCCGGAAGAGAACAAGATAATCGGCTACACCACCCGTAACAGTGGTGGAGTGCCCGAGAATTTCAAGAACTACTTCGTTATCGAGTTCGACAAACCTTTCACTTACAAAGGCACTTTTGCAGACAAAAAGCTGGAAGAAGGCAACTTGGAGCAGAAAGCCGACCATACGGGAGCCATCATTGGTTTCAGTACCCGTAAAGGTGAAATCGTGCATGCCCGTATAGCTTCTTCGTTCATTAGTTTTGAACAAGCGGCTCAGAACCTTAAAGAATTGGGTAACGACTCTTTTGAGCAACTTGCACAAAAAGGGAATGATGCCTGGAACAATGTATTAGGTAAAATAGAAGTAGAAGGCGGCAATCTGGACCAGTACCGTACATTCTACTCCTGCCTCTACCGTTCTCTGCTATTCCCCCGCAAATTCTATGAGTTTACGGCAGACGGGCAACCGGTTCATTATAGTCCTTACAACGGTCAGGTACTCCCCGGATATATGTACACCGATACAGGATTTTGGGATACATTCCGTTGTTTGTTTCCATTCCTGAACCTGATGTACCCATCGGTAAACAAAGAAATACAAGAAGGACTTATCAATACTTATAAGGAAAGCGGTTTCTTTCCGGAATGGGCGAGTCCCGGACACAGAGGTTGTATGATAGGCAATAACTCTGCTTCAGTATTGGTAGACGCCTACATGAAAGGAGTAAAGGTAGACGATGTGAAAACTCTGTATGAAGGGCTGATTCACGGTACAGAGAATGTACATACGGAAGTCTCTTCTACCGGACGCTTGGGGTATCAGTATTACAATAAGCTGGGCTACGTACCCTATGACGTGAAAATCAATGAAAATACAGCCCGCACATTAGAATACGCTTACGATGACTGGTGCATCTACCAACTGGCTAAAGCCTTGAACCGACCGAAAAAAGAAATTGAACTATTTGCCAAACGTGCCATGAACTACCGGAATGTATTCGACAAAGAAAGCAAACTGATGCGTGGCCGTAATGAAAACGGCCAGTTCCAGTCACCATTCTCTCCGTTGAAGTGGGGAGATGCATTCACAGAAGGTAACAGCTGGCATTACTCCTGGTCGGTATTTCACGACCCGCAAGGATTAATCGATCTGATGGGAGGCAAAAAGATGTTTATCACGATGCTGGACTCCGTATTTGCAGTTCCTCCTGTATTCGACGACAGTTATTATGGACAGGTGATTCATGAAATCCGCGAAATGACCGTGATGAACATGGGTAACTATGCACACGGCAACCAACCGATACAGCACATGATTTACTTGTACAATTATGCCGGACAGCCCTGGAAAGCGCAATACTGGCTTCGTCAAGTAATGGACCGCATGTATACTCCGGGTCCTGACGGTTACTGTGGCGACGAGGACAACGGACAGACCTCTGCCTGGTATGTATTCTCAGCCCTCGGATTCTATCCGGTATGTCCAGGAACAGATGAGTATGTCATTGGAGCCCCTCTATTCAAAAAGGCAACGCTACACTTTGAAAATGGCAATAATCTTGTGATCGATGCACAGAATAACAGTAAGGAGAATCTTTATATCGAATCCCTCCGGGTCAACGGGCAAGAATCAACCCGGAACTATCTGAAACATGCCGATCTGCTGCAAGGCGGAACCATTGAATTCAAAATGGGTTCACACCCCAACCTCAACAGAGGCATCAACGATGATGATGCTCCCTATTCATTCTCCAAGATGAAATAG
- a CDS encoding GH92 family glycosyl hydrolase — MKFKTFLAGCLGGLLSLNSCTNSPDMTDYAAYVNPFIGTGGHGHTFPGAIVPHGMISPSPDTRIDGWDACSGYYYADSTINGFSHTHLSGTGCCDYGDVLLMPTVGEQKYLPTGSQSQQMAYASAFSHQNETAEPGYYSVFLDTYQVKAELTASKRAAIHRYTFPESKEAGFILDLDYSLQRQTNKEMEIEVISPTEICGRKKTMYWAFDQYINFYAKFSKPFTYTLVTDSMALDDGGRLLPTCKALLHFDTTKDEQVFVKVGISAVDIEGARKNVETEIPDWDFDGVRKDARKAWNETLSKIDITTNDKNDKTIFYTALYHTAISPNLFTDVDGRYLGMDLQVHQGDTLNPMYTIFSLWDTFRALHPLMTIIDPDLNNAFIRSLIKKHQEGGIFPMWDMASNYTGTMIGYHAVPVIVDAYMKGDRNFDIQEAYRACVRAAEYDTTGIKCPDLVLPHLMPKAKYYKNSIGYVPCDRENESVAKALEYAYDDWCISVFADALNDYDTRDKYARFAKAYEFYFDPETRFMRGLDSKGEWRTPFNPRSSTHRNDDYCEGTAWQWTWFVPHDIEGLVKLMGGEDAFVGKLDSLFTADSSLEGETTSSDISGLIGQYAHGNEPSHHVIHMYNYVNRPWRTQELVDSVYRSQYANAVDGLSGNEDCGQMSAWYVLNSMGFYQVCPGKPVYSIGRPAFDKAVVNLPDGKKFTVIAKNNSKKNKYIKSMTLNGKPLDKPFFTHDDIIAGSTLEIEMTDRRTQP, encoded by the coding sequence ATGAAATTTAAAACATTCCTGGCGGGATGTTTAGGAGGCTTATTGTCTCTGAACTCCTGCACAAACTCGCCGGACATGACTGATTACGCAGCCTACGTCAACCCATTTATCGGTACAGGCGGACACGGTCATACTTTTCCGGGCGCCATTGTCCCCCATGGCATGATTTCTCCCAGCCCAGACACCCGCATAGATGGGTGGGATGCCTGCTCGGGATATTATTACGCAGATTCCACCATCAACGGATTCTCACACACCCATTTGAGTGGAACCGGTTGTTGCGACTATGGAGATGTACTACTGATGCCTACGGTGGGCGAACAAAAGTACCTCCCCACAGGTTCACAGAGCCAGCAGATGGCTTATGCTTCTGCCTTTTCACATCAAAATGAGACTGCCGAACCGGGCTATTACTCAGTCTTCCTGGATACTTATCAAGTAAAAGCCGAACTGACTGCAAGCAAACGGGCAGCTATCCACAGGTATACTTTTCCTGAAAGTAAAGAAGCAGGATTCATCCTCGACTTGGACTACAGTCTGCAACGGCAGACCAACAAAGAGATGGAAATAGAGGTCATCAGCCCCACTGAAATCTGCGGCCGTAAAAAGACCATGTACTGGGCTTTCGACCAATATATCAACTTTTATGCAAAATTCTCGAAACCTTTCACCTACACGTTGGTGACTGATTCGATGGCACTCGACGATGGAGGCAGACTGCTGCCTACCTGTAAAGCATTACTTCACTTTGACACGACCAAAGACGAACAAGTGTTTGTCAAAGTCGGAATCTCTGCTGTGGACATAGAGGGTGCACGCAAAAATGTAGAAACTGAAATACCAGACTGGGATTTTGACGGAGTACGTAAAGACGCACGCAAAGCGTGGAATGAAACGTTATCGAAGATTGATATTACTACCAATGATAAAAATGACAAAACCATCTTCTATACCGCACTCTACCACACTGCCATTAGCCCGAATCTGTTTACGGACGTAGACGGACGTTATCTGGGTATGGATCTGCAAGTACATCAAGGAGATACACTGAATCCGATGTATACCATTTTTTCTTTATGGGATACCTTCCGTGCACTGCATCCGCTAATGACCATTATAGATCCGGATCTGAACAATGCTTTCATCCGTTCACTGATCAAAAAGCATCAGGAGGGGGGCATTTTCCCAATGTGGGACATGGCTTCCAACTATACCGGTACAATGATTGGTTACCATGCCGTTCCCGTCATTGTAGATGCATATATGAAAGGCGATCGTAATTTCGACATCCAAGAAGCTTACCGAGCCTGCGTGCGTGCGGCAGAATATGATACAACAGGAATCAAATGCCCCGATCTGGTGTTACCCCATCTGATGCCGAAAGCCAAATATTATAAAAACTCAATCGGCTACGTACCGTGTGACCGCGAAAACGAATCGGTTGCCAAGGCCTTGGAGTACGCTTATGACGACTGGTGTATTTCAGTATTTGCCGATGCATTGAACGACTACGACACCCGGGACAAATACGCACGTTTCGCAAAAGCCTACGAGTTTTACTTCGATCCGGAAACCCGCTTTATGCGCGGATTGGACAGTAAGGGCGAATGGCGCACTCCCTTCAATCCACGCTCTTCAACTCACCGCAACGATGATTATTGTGAAGGGACTGCCTGGCAATGGACCTGGTTCGTTCCACACGACATCGAAGGATTGGTAAAACTAATGGGCGGCGAAGATGCCTTCGTCGGTAAACTGGATTCTCTGTTTACCGCCGACTCTTCACTGGAAGGCGAAACAACCTCCTCGGACATCAGCGGGCTGATCGGACAATATGCCCACGGCAACGAACCCAGCCACCACGTGATTCATATGTACAACTATGTGAACCGTCCGTGGAGGACGCAAGAATTGGTAGACAGCGTATACCGTAGCCAATATGCCAATGCCGTAGACGGACTGTCGGGAAATGAAGATTGCGGACAAATGTCGGCTTGGTATGTACTCAATTCTATGGGATTCTATCAGGTATGTCCGGGGAAACCGGTTTATTCTATCGGACGCCCCGCATTCGATAAAGCCGTAGTAAACCTGCCCGATGGCAAAAAGTTTACAGTGATAGCTAAGAATAACTCGAAAAAGAATAAGTATATCAAAAGCATGACACTGAACGGAAAACCATTGGATAAACCATTCTTTACGCATGACGATATCATAGCAGGCAGTACGTTGGAAATAGAAATGACAGACCGGCGGACCCAACCCTAA
- a CDS encoding FecR family protein gives MNNLSEDILMRYLTGECSDEDFARVNAWIKESDDNARRLFRMEEVYHLGRHDSFPDQKKVARAEARLYKKLAQEDAHSRKVIRMHQWMRYAAIIVLALMIGTGGGYLYYQADPTRNMITASSTDGKVKEVMLPDGTKVWLNQSATLRYPKEFSESERDVYLDGEAYFEVTKNRRCPFVVESEAMRIKVLGTTFNFKCDKSHKLAEATLIEGEIEVRGNHDEGMIILSPGQKAELNKTTRRLVVKQVDAKLDAVWHNDLIPFEQADIFAITRTLERFYDVKIILSPDIKSDKTYSGVLKKKDNIESVLQSLDNSIPINYKIVGDNIFISSRNK, from the coding sequence ATGAATAATCTGAGCGAAGACATATTGATGAGATATCTGACAGGCGAATGTTCTGACGAAGATTTTGCCAGAGTGAACGCTTGGATCAAAGAATCAGACGATAATGCCCGCCGACTTTTCCGAATGGAAGAGGTATATCATTTGGGCAGACACGACAGCTTTCCGGATCAGAAAAAAGTTGCCCGGGCAGAAGCACGACTATACAAGAAACTGGCTCAGGAAGATGCACATAGCCGCAAAGTGATCAGAATGCACCAATGGATGCGATATGCCGCTATCATCGTGCTCGCACTGATGATAGGCACCGGAGGCGGATACCTGTACTATCAGGCCGATCCGACCCGGAATATGATAACGGCCTCGTCCACGGATGGCAAAGTGAAAGAAGTGATGTTGCCCGATGGCACAAAAGTATGGCTCAATCAATCGGCCACCCTGAGATATCCCAAGGAATTCTCAGAATCCGAAAGAGATGTATATCTCGATGGAGAAGCTTATTTCGAAGTCACTAAAAACCGTCGGTGTCCTTTCGTTGTAGAAAGTGAGGCTATGCGTATCAAAGTGTTGGGAACCACTTTCAATTTCAAGTGCGACAAGAGTCACAAACTGGCAGAAGCAACCTTGATCGAAGGAGAAATAGAAGTGAGAGGAAACCACGATGAAGGAATGATTATTCTTTCGCCCGGACAAAAGGCCGAACTGAATAAAACAACCCGCAGACTGGTGGTGAAGCAAGTAGATGCCAAATTGGATGCCGTATGGCACAATGACCTGATCCCGTTTGAACAGGCGGACATTTTTGCCATCACCCGGACGTTAGAACGCTTTTATGATGTGAAAATCATTCTTTCACCCGACATTAAGTCCGACAAAACTTACTCGGGTGTATTGAAGAAAAAAGATAATATAGAGTCTGTACTCCAATCGTTGGACAACTCTATACCTATCAATTATAAGATTGTGGGAGACAATATCTTTATTTCTTCACGTAACAAGTGA
- a CDS encoding RNA polymerase sigma-70 factor produces the protein MDDTFDITYKALFRRYYPNLMFYATRLVGDEEAEDVVQDVFVELWKRRDSMVIGDQIQAFLYRAVYTRALNVLKHRSIENGYCAAVEEINQKRAEFYQPDNNEVIRRIEDRELRNEIYQAINELPDKCKEVFKLSYLHEMKNKEIADVMGVSLRTVEAHMYKALKFLRNRLGHLWFLFLLFFIK, from the coding sequence ATGGACGACACATTTGATATAACCTACAAAGCCCTGTTCCGGAGGTACTATCCGAACCTGATGTTCTACGCCACCCGCCTGGTGGGCGATGAAGAAGCAGAAGATGTGGTACAGGATGTATTCGTGGAACTGTGGAAACGAAGAGATTCCATGGTAATAGGCGACCAGATCCAAGCCTTCCTCTATCGGGCGGTATATACCCGGGCCTTGAATGTGCTGAAACATCGCAGCATAGAGAACGGATATTGCGCTGCTGTGGAAGAAATCAACCAAAAACGAGCGGAATTCTATCAGCCGGACAACAACGAAGTAATCCGGCGGATAGAAGACCGCGAATTGCGAAACGAAATCTACCAAGCCATTAACGAGCTACCGGACAAATGCAAGGAAGTGTTTAAGTTGAGCTATCTGCACGAAATGAAGAATAAAGAAATAGCCGACGTGATGGGAGTCTCTTTACGTACGGTAGAAGCCCACATGTACAAGGCACTGAAGTTCCTACGAAACCGTCTCGGCCATTTATGGTTTTTATTTCTACTATTTTTTATCAAATAG